From a region of the Cognatiyoonia koreensis genome:
- a CDS encoding tyrosine-type recombinase/integrase, protein MLLSAQKVKAAKPGRHGDGRGLFLYVKPSGTRSWILRYQVQGRRRDLGLGAYPDVTLAMARERATEARRLIANGEDPIAKKKQAKPKTFKDAALELIENKRHGWKNAKHAAQWTSTLESYVFPKIGQVQVSKIETADVISTLTPIWSEKPETANRVRQRIEAVIDYASALGIRTGDNPARWRGHLDHLLPKPKKVRAVKHHAALPHADIADFMTELSTRTGIAAQALGFTILTAARSGETRGMIWGEVDLENATWTIPAQRMKAGKEHRVPLSKAAIALLGPRRDANALVFESEAKPGKPISDMSMTAVLRRMKRDNITVHGFRSTFRDWAGETTGFPREVIEAALAHGIKDKAEAAYARSDLFDKRRLLMEAWASTTASHSQPGNVVSMKLN, encoded by the coding sequence ATGTTATTGAGCGCTCAAAAGGTCAAAGCAGCGAAGCCGGGGCGGCACGGGGATGGGCGCGGTCTTTTTCTTTACGTCAAACCGTCAGGCACACGTTCGTGGATTCTACGGTATCAAGTGCAAGGACGGCGGCGTGACCTAGGGCTGGGCGCATACCCAGACGTGACGCTGGCCATGGCCCGCGAACGCGCAACCGAAGCCCGCCGATTGATTGCCAACGGCGAAGACCCGATAGCCAAAAAGAAACAAGCCAAACCAAAGACGTTCAAAGATGCAGCACTTGAATTGATCGAAAACAAACGGCACGGCTGGAAAAACGCCAAACACGCTGCACAATGGACATCGACACTCGAAAGCTACGTCTTTCCAAAGATCGGACAAGTTCAAGTATCCAAGATCGAAACTGCGGACGTGATCAGCACATTGACCCCAATCTGGTCCGAAAAGCCCGAAACAGCCAACCGCGTCCGTCAACGCATCGAAGCAGTGATCGACTACGCATCCGCCTTGGGTATCCGCACAGGCGACAACCCCGCGCGCTGGCGCGGACATCTTGACCACCTATTGCCGAAGCCAAAGAAGGTGCGCGCAGTGAAACACCACGCCGCCCTGCCCCATGCCGACATTGCCGACTTCATGACAGAACTGTCCACGCGCACAGGCATTGCAGCACAGGCGCTGGGCTTTACGATTCTGACGGCAGCACGTTCAGGCGAAACGCGTGGCATGATTTGGGGCGAAGTCGATCTTGAAAATGCGACGTGGACCATTCCCGCCCAGCGCATGAAAGCAGGCAAAGAACACCGCGTTCCTTTGAGCAAAGCTGCAATTGCCCTTCTTGGCCCGCGCCGGGACGCCAACGCGCTGGTGTTCGAAAGCGAAGCCAAACCCGGCAAGCCTATATCAGACATGAGTATGACCGCCGTCCTACGCCGTATGAAGCGCGACAACATCACCGTCCACGGTTTCCGATCCACATTCCGCGATTGGGCTGGAGAAACGACAGGCTTTCCACGCGAAGTGATCGAAGCCGCACTTGCACATGGGATCAAAGACAAAGCCGAAGCGGCCTACGCTCGTAGCGATTTGTTCGACAAACGGCGGTTATTGATGGAAGCATGGGCGAGCACTACCGCTTCGCACTCCCAACCCGGCAACGTCGTGTCTATGAAATTAAACTGA
- the puuE gene encoding allantoinase PuuE — MKRYPRDMTGYGAVPPPANWPNGAKIAVQIVLNYEEGGENNILHGDPASEAFLSEITGAQAWPGQRHWNMESIYEYGARAGFWRVQRLLGDLPITVYGVATALARAPAQVAAMKSSGWEIASHGLKWIEHKDMPEHEERAQIAEAIRLHTEVTGAPPRGWYTGRCSNNTVRLAAESGQFDYVADSYADDLPYWMRIAGRDQLIVPYTMDCNDMRFAIQAGFSNGDQFESYLKDSFDVLYEEGVAGTPKMMSIGLHCRLIGRPGRLAALRRAIRHMQSYEDVWFATRLQIAQHWAQTHPPSDIAKPSEMTRDAFVSAFGGIFEHSPWIAEGAYDLERGPTHDCAQGVHQCLTRIFRSASHDQRLAVLNAHPDLAGKLAAAGKLTAESTSEQAGAGLDMLTDEERETFQSLNTQYVDRHGFPFIIAVRDHTKPSIMAAFKQRISNDRETEFAEACRQVERIAELRLREKLPT; from the coding sequence GTGAAGCGATATCCGCGCGACATGACCGGTTACGGTGCCGTACCACCGCCCGCCAATTGGCCGAATGGTGCCAAGATCGCCGTCCAGATCGTTCTCAACTATGAAGAAGGTGGTGAAAACAACATTCTTCATGGCGACCCCGCGTCCGAAGCGTTCTTGTCCGAAATCACTGGCGCACAGGCGTGGCCCGGCCAGCGCCATTGGAATATGGAATCGATTTACGAGTATGGCGCACGTGCAGGGTTTTGGCGCGTTCAAAGGTTGCTCGGCGATTTACCCATCACGGTATACGGTGTCGCGACCGCACTTGCGCGCGCGCCTGCACAGGTGGCCGCAATGAAGTCATCGGGATGGGAAATCGCCAGCCACGGCCTCAAGTGGATCGAACACAAGGACATGCCCGAACATGAAGAACGGGCCCAAATCGCAGAGGCGATCCGGCTTCATACCGAAGTAACCGGTGCGCCGCCACGTGGCTGGTACACTGGCAGATGTTCGAACAATACAGTGCGATTGGCTGCAGAATCTGGCCAATTCGACTACGTCGCTGACAGCTACGCAGACGACCTGCCTTACTGGATGCGGATTGCCGGCAGGGATCAACTGATCGTTCCTTACACGATGGACTGCAACGATATGCGTTTCGCCATACAAGCGGGCTTTAGCAACGGCGATCAGTTCGAAAGTTACCTCAAGGACAGTTTCGACGTCCTGTATGAAGAAGGCGTAGCTGGTACGCCAAAGATGATGTCCATCGGTTTGCACTGCCGGTTGATTGGACGCCCCGGTCGCCTTGCAGCCCTGCGGCGTGCGATCAGGCATATGCAGTCTTATGAAGACGTCTGGTTCGCTACAAGGCTTCAGATTGCACAGCATTGGGCGCAGACGCATCCCCCAAGTGATATTGCCAAACCATCCGAGATGACGCGGGACGCCTTTGTTTCAGCATTTGGAGGGATCTTTGAACACAGCCCGTGGATCGCAGAGGGGGCATACGATCTAGAACGAGGGCCTACTCACGATTGTGCGCAGGGCGTCCACCAATGCCTGACACGTATATTCCGGTCTGCATCACATGATCAGCGATTGGCAGTGCTTAACGCGCACCCCGATCTTGCGGGCAAACTGGCCGCCGCTGGCAAGCTGACCGCAGAAAGCACGTCTGAACAGGCAGGTGCCGGATTGGACATGCTCACAGATGAAGAACGCGAAACGTTCCAGTCCTTGAACACACAATACGTGGACCGGCACGGCTTCCCATTCATCATCGCGGTACGGGACCACACCAAACCCTCCATCATGGCAGCGTTCAAGCAGCGGATCAGCAACGACCGCGAAACCGAGTTTGCCGAAGCCTGTCGGCAGGTCGAACGTATCGCGGAACTCAGACTGCGCGAGAAGTTACCCACATGA
- a CDS encoding urate hydroxylase PuuD, translated as MFDLAVMWDWVAFSVRWLHVITAMAWIGASFYFIALDLMLKPAPGMPEGAYGEEWEVHGGGFYHTTKYLVAPARLPEHLTWHKWQSYTTWLSGAALLMIVYWVGGEIYLLDPTKADLSLWQGILISGASLTIGWVIYDQLCKRGLRDYPTLLMLVLFALLVVMSWGYNQIFTGRAALLHLGAFTATIMTANVFFIIMPNQRIVVADLKAGRTPDAKYGAIAKLRSTHNNYLTLPVVFLMLSNHYPLSFGTPYAWIIASLIFLTGVTIRHYFNTMHRTGTGPHWTWAVTVLLMILIAWLSSVRPTETWEDAEARALTAYEQRFVSAAGFEDAYDTVLGHCSMCHAREPVWNNMQWAPKGIHLETPGDVAKYASEIYLQAGLSHAMPPPNAIQMDQESRETIIAWVREVRGAE; from the coding sequence ATGTTTGATTTAGCTGTGATGTGGGATTGGGTGGCGTTTTCCGTGCGTTGGCTGCACGTGATCACTGCCATGGCGTGGATTGGTGCGTCGTTCTATTTCATCGCTCTGGATTTGATGCTGAAACCTGCACCGGGCATGCCCGAAGGTGCGTATGGCGAAGAATGGGAGGTGCATGGCGGCGGATTTTACCACACGACCAAGTACCTTGTCGCACCAGCGCGACTTCCAGAGCATCTGACTTGGCACAAATGGCAAAGCTATACGACATGGCTGTCAGGGGCTGCGCTGCTTATGATCGTCTACTGGGTTGGCGGTGAGATCTATCTGCTGGACCCGACCAAAGCGGATTTGTCTTTGTGGCAGGGCATATTGATTTCCGGCGCGTCCCTCACCATCGGTTGGGTAATCTATGACCAATTGTGTAAACGCGGGCTAAGGGACTATCCCACCCTTCTGATGCTTGTGCTTTTTGCACTGCTTGTCGTGATGTCGTGGGGCTACAACCAGATTTTCACCGGTCGGGCTGCGCTGCTTCACCTTGGTGCGTTCACAGCGACAATCATGACTGCGAACGTGTTTTTCATCATCATGCCGAACCAACGGATTGTCGTTGCCGATCTCAAGGCTGGCAGGACCCCCGACGCAAAGTACGGAGCGATTGCAAAGCTGCGGTCCACGCACAACAATTACCTGACATTGCCAGTCGTCTTCCTGATGTTGTCGAACCATTATCCGCTATCGTTCGGCACACCGTATGCATGGATCATCGCAAGCCTTATCTTCCTGACCGGTGTCACCATTCGCCACTATTTCAATACCATGCACCGAACAGGTACAGGGCCACATTGGACTTGGGCAGTGACAGTATTGCTAATGATCCTGATTGCATGGTTGTCGTCTGTCCGCCCAACGGAAACATGGGAAGACGCAGAGGCACGCGCGCTTACAGCGTATGAACAGCGCTTTGTTTCCGCGGCTGGGTTCGAAGACGCCTATGATACCGTGCTTGGCCACTGTTCGATGTGCCATGCACGTGAACCGGTTTGGAATAACATGCAGTGGGCGCCCAAGGGTATTCACTTGGAAACGCCTGGTGACGTTGCCAAATACGCCAGCGAAATCTACCTGCAAGCAGGCCTGAGTCACGCCATGCCGCCACCGAATGCAATCCAGATGGATCAAGAGTCGCGCGAGACAATCATTGCATGGGTGCGTGAGGTGCGCGGCGCGGAATGA
- a CDS encoding ureidoglycolate lyase: MTQTIQVKEISKAAFVDFGDVIDTSGAPDKIINQGLCGRFHDRAKLDFTSGRAGVSLFKAEARSLPMALQMVERHPEGSQLFIPMSEHGFLVIVAPDENGTPGQPKAFLTKPGQAINFHRGTWHGVLTPLSEPGLFAVIDRVGTGANLEEHWFDTPYTVELKNKKTGTGIAKAS; the protein is encoded by the coding sequence ATGACCCAGACGATCCAGGTTAAGGAAATTTCAAAAGCCGCGTTTGTGGACTTTGGTGATGTGATCGACACATCAGGCGCTCCTGACAAGATCATCAATCAGGGTCTCTGCGGTCGCTTCCACGACCGCGCAAAACTTGACTTCACTTCGGGGCGTGCAGGTGTCAGCCTGTTCAAGGCAGAGGCGCGTTCCTTGCCAATGGCGCTTCAAATGGTCGAGCGTCATCCCGAAGGATCTCAACTGTTCATACCAATGTCAGAACATGGGTTTCTGGTCATTGTTGCACCCGATGAGAACGGAACGCCCGGTCAGCCTAAGGCATTTCTGACCAAGCCGGGCCAAGCCATCAATTTCCATCGCGGCACATGGCACGGCGTCCTGACGCCATTGTCAGAACCGGGCCTGTTCGCGGTGATTGACCGCGTCGGGACCGGAGCAAATCTTGAAGAACACTGGTTCGACACCCCGTACACCGTTGAACTGAAAAATAAAAAAACCGGTACGGGAATAGCGAAGGCATCTTAG
- a CDS encoding LysR family transcriptional regulator — translation MSYLENIRTFVRVYELGSMSAAGRDLRISPAVTSSRISQLEDRLSVRLFQRTTRSLTPTEQGKAFYGGACEVLEAVENAEANVVNITDNPKGSLFVAAPLGVGRRLIAPQVPEFLAQYPEVSVRLRLTDRKIDLTTEGLDLAFFLGQPEDSNLRIRKIADVPRVLCASPEYIEAHGNPVSGEQLIADGHECLNLRFPGAPEFQWPLITDDGPKKFRVSGRYECDDGDILTDWALAGHGIAMKPTFEVSSYITNGQLVPVAVNTPPENIQMACLFTHRRRQDPKTRLFMEFMIERIGKAVRNSSIQAQLPR, via the coding sequence ATGTCATACCTCGAAAACATCCGCACTTTCGTAAGGGTCTATGAGCTGGGCAGCATGTCTGCTGCAGGCCGTGACCTTCGGATATCACCTGCTGTCACATCTTCCCGCATTTCTCAACTTGAGGATCGCCTGAGCGTCCGCCTCTTCCAGCGCACGACTCGCAGCCTGACCCCAACCGAACAGGGCAAAGCATTCTACGGCGGGGCCTGCGAAGTGCTGGAAGCCGTCGAAAACGCAGAAGCGAACGTCGTCAATATCACGGATAATCCAAAAGGATCCTTGTTTGTGGCGGCACCACTGGGTGTAGGTCGCAGGTTGATCGCGCCGCAAGTCCCAGAGTTTTTAGCGCAGTACCCCGAAGTTTCGGTCCGACTCAGACTGACGGATCGAAAGATCGACCTCACAACCGAAGGACTCGATCTTGCATTCTTTCTTGGCCAGCCCGAAGACAGTAATCTCCGCATCCGGAAAATCGCGGATGTACCGCGCGTTTTGTGTGCCTCTCCGGAATATATCGAAGCCCACGGAAATCCTGTCTCTGGCGAACAACTGATTGCTGATGGCCACGAGTGTTTGAATCTGCGTTTTCCGGGGGCGCCAGAGTTTCAATGGCCTCTGATCACTGACGACGGACCCAAGAAATTTCGGGTCTCTGGCCGTTACGAATGTGACGACGGTGACATTCTGACCGATTGGGCGTTGGCCGGCCATGGTATCGCGATGAAACCGACCTTCGAAGTGTCGAGTTATATCACCAACGGCCAATTAGTGCCGGTCGCCGTGAACACGCCGCCAGAAAACATTCAGATGGCCTGTCTTTTCACACACCGCCGGCGGCAGGACCCTAAGACAAGACTGTTTATGGAGTTCATGATCGAACGGATCGGCAAAGCCGTGAGAAATAGCTCCATTCAGGCTCAGCTGCCCCGATAG
- a CDS encoding uracil-xanthine permease family protein, producing MTDTSIGTPEQLRDPNYTPALHRAIPLGIQHVLAMFVSNVTPAIIIAGAAGFGFGSDAGAQGFPDMTYMIQMSMLFAGIATLFQTIGMGPVGARLPIVQGTSFAFIPIMIPLVAGKGVDALPVLFGGVLIGGLFHTLLGTFIGKIRFALPPLVTGLVVTMIGLALVKVGIQYAAGGVPAIDQPEYGSLLNWSIALVVVLVTLGLKFFAKGMLSVSAVFVGIIAGYLVALFFTDMVSFEGISTSMSRAAAFQVPSPFKYGFEFSLAAVIGFCLMSFVSAVETVGDVSGITKGGAGREATEQEIQGATYADGVGTAIAGIFGGLPNTSFSQNVGLIAMTGVMSRHVVTIGAIFLIICGLMPKVGALIRTIPIEVLGGGVIVMFGMVVAAGISMLSDVNWNRRNMVIFAIALSIGLGLQLDPKAVQYLPDTLRILMTSGLLPAALIAIVLNLILPEELSDESTEEVSGGLSGHGDGSLKG from the coding sequence ATGACCGATACATCTATCGGGACGCCGGAACAGCTGCGCGATCCCAATTACACCCCGGCACTTCACCGTGCCATTCCACTGGGCATCCAGCACGTGCTGGCAATGTTCGTTTCGAACGTGACACCTGCCATCATCATCGCAGGTGCAGCTGGCTTTGGATTTGGTTCTGACGCAGGCGCGCAGGGCTTCCCTGACATGACCTACATGATCCAGATGTCGATGCTGTTTGCAGGCATCGCGACATTGTTTCAAACGATCGGAATGGGACCGGTCGGCGCACGTCTGCCAATCGTTCAAGGCACAAGTTTTGCTTTCATTCCAATCATGATCCCGCTCGTGGCCGGTAAGGGCGTTGACGCACTTCCGGTCCTGTTTGGTGGGGTCTTGATCGGCGGCTTGTTCCACACGCTCTTGGGAACATTCATTGGGAAAATCCGCTTTGCGCTGCCACCGCTGGTCACCGGCCTTGTTGTTACGATGATCGGTTTGGCATTGGTCAAGGTCGGCATTCAATATGCAGCCGGTGGCGTTCCTGCCATCGATCAGCCGGAATACGGGTCGTTGCTGAACTGGTCGATCGCACTCGTCGTTGTTCTCGTGACGCTCGGGCTGAAGTTCTTTGCCAAGGGGATGTTATCAGTTTCCGCGGTCTTCGTCGGGATCATCGCCGGTTACCTCGTCGCCCTGTTCTTCACGGACATGGTTTCGTTTGAAGGTATCTCAACAAGCATGAGCCGCGCGGCAGCTTTCCAGGTGCCTTCACCCTTCAAATATGGGTTCGAGTTCAGCCTCGCAGCAGTCATCGGCTTCTGCCTGATGTCCTTTGTTTCAGCCGTTGAAACTGTTGGCGACGTGTCAGGTATTACCAAAGGTGGGGCTGGCCGTGAAGCAACTGAACAAGAAATCCAAGGTGCAACATACGCCGACGGTGTTGGTACAGCAATCGCTGGCATCTTTGGCGGTCTGCCGAATACGTCCTTCAGCCAGAACGTGGGCCTGATTGCAATGACCGGCGTGATGAGCCGTCATGTCGTGACCATCGGTGCGATCTTCCTGATCATTTGTGGTCTGATGCCAAAAGTGGGCGCGTTGATCCGCACGATCCCAATCGAAGTTCTGGGTGGTGGTGTGATTGTCATGTTCGGCATGGTCGTTGCGGCAGGTATCTCGATGCTGTCCGATGTGAATTGGAACCGTCGGAACATGGTGATCTTTGCCATCGCCTTGTCGATTGGCCTTGGCCTACAGCTTGATCCGAAAGCAGTTCAGTACTTGCCTGATACGCTGCGCATCTTGATGACCTCTGGTCTGCTTCCAGCTGCCCTGATCGCCATCGTGCTCAATCTGATCCTGCCAGAAGAACTGTCAGATGAATCGACCGAAGAAGTCTCCGGCGGCCTGTCCGGTCACGGCGATGGATCGCTAAAAGGCTGA
- the uraH gene encoding hydroxyisourate hydrolase, producing MTGYLTTHVLDTSKGCPASGLTIDLFRIEGVTRTHLRTLVTNNDGRTDEQILPEADFQIGVYELIFHAGDYFDACGVAPETPRFLDVIPLRFGMSEASHYHVPLLLSPFGYSTYRGS from the coding sequence ATGACGGGTTATCTTACGACACACGTCCTTGATACAAGTAAGGGCTGTCCGGCAAGCGGACTTACAATCGACCTTTTCCGTATCGAAGGTGTTACCCGGACCCATCTAAGGACGCTTGTGACCAACAACGACGGGCGGACGGATGAACAGATATTGCCGGAGGCAGATTTTCAGATTGGCGTTTATGAGTTGATCTTCCACGCGGGTGACTATTTTGACGCTTGTGGTGTCGCGCCGGAAACGCCTCGTTTTCTGGATGTTATCCCGCTCCGGTTTGGGATGTCAGAAGCCTCGCATTATCATGTCCCGCTACTTCTTTCGCCATTTGGCTATTCGACCTATCGGGGCAGCTGA